The stretch of DNA CTCGGCCGTCAGCCGGCCGGCGCGGCCGACCGTCCCGTCGGCCTCGACTTCGAACGTCTCCAGTAGGTCGTCGAGGACCGCGTCCGGGTCGGCGTCCCCGTCGGGGTCGGGGAGCGGGATGGGCGGCGTGTTGAGAAAGCGGTCGAGGTAGACGCTCACGGCGCCGTCGAGGACGGCGCGGTAGAGTGTGGGATCGGCCGTCCGCCCCGCCAGCCCACAGACCGCGTTGGCGTAGGTGTAGGTGTGATGCACCGTGTTCCAGTCGCGGAACTCGTTGGCGGTGCCGAACTGTGCGACTCGGCGGGCGGCGGCGTCCGCGACGGCGCTCGCGAGTTGGGCGCCCGTCGCGCCGGCCGCGACGGCGTCGGTCAGGGCGTCGACGACGGCGTGAGGGTCGTCGCCGAGGAGGCGGTCGACGAAGCCCTCGGGTTCGGTCCACGAGGCCCCGTCGCCGCGGGCGAGACGATCGGGGAGGTCGGCGGCCGCGTCCTCGACGAGCGTCGCCACGTCGACCGGTTGGCGCCAGGACGACCGTTCCTCAGCCCGTTCGGCGGCCGCGAGGCCCGGGACGAGGCTCGGGAAGACGGCGTCGGCGTGCTCCCAGCCGATCCGGTCGAGGAGTTCGAACGCCTTGTTTACGAAGTCCAACTGGTGTCCGGCGTCGAGGTAACGATGATCGGTAGCGGCGGCGACGAACGTGGTGGCGAGCGCCGCCTCGTCGGCGCCGCCGGTCGCGCCGTCACCGGTCGTCGACCGGTTGCCCGAGGGACGGCGTCCCTCGCTGGCTTCGTGAGGCGTCGAGGACGCCTCGACCGCCGCCCGCACCACCCGCTCGGCCCCGTCGGCGTCGCGCACCTCGACCGTGTCGCGGAACCACGCAGTCAGGCGCTCGGCGTCCACCCGCTCCGTCGAGAGCGGGTCCTGTACGAAAAATGGGGGTTCGCCGGCACAGTCGTCCGCGACGGCGCCGAGGCCGACGGCGAGCGCCCGCCGCCGGTCCGCGGGCCGCAAGTCGGGGAGGAGGTTCGCCATCGCGGCGAGGGTCGTCAGGCCGCTTCCCCAGCCGTCCTGCCGGTACTCGACCCCGAACGCCGCCCCGATCCGGAGGGGGACGGTGGGGTCGACGCCCGCGTCGTCCAGGCCGATCACCGCCTTGTCGATCACGAGAGGGAGCGACTCCCGCAGGCCGTGTTCGAGACGCTCCTGCCAACGGGTCGACGGGTCAGTCTCGCGTTCGGGCTGTGGGTCGACGTACACCTCACCCTCGCGCACCGCGACAGGGAAGGTGCTCACGTCGTCGGCGAACGGGTCGAACGTGTCGCCACAGGAGAGTTCGAACCGGGCGTGGTGCCACGGGCAGGTGAGCACTCCGTCCTCGACGGAGCCGTCGCTGAGCGGGAACCCCATGTGCGGGCACCGGTTGTCGACGGCGTGGAACGATCCCTCGTGGTAGAACAGGCCGACCGTCCGGCCGCCGACGGTGACGACCTGCGGACTCGCCTCGCGAGCCTCGTCGGCGGTCGCCACGCGCTCGAAGCTAGTCATGAGTCGTGGTAGCACGCCAGACGGGAGAAGCTGTCGCTCGGCCTACGGCTTCACCAGCACCTTGATCGCCTCGCGCTCGTCCATCAGGCGGTAGCCCTCGGGCACGCCGTCCAAGTCGACGGTGTGGGTGAAGACCGGCGAGGGGTCGAGGGTGCCACCGAGCACGTCGGGCATCAACTCCTCGGCGTACGCGCGGACGGGGGCGACGCCGCCCCGCAGGGCCACGTTGTCGCCGAACATCCCGTAGAGGTCCAGGTCGTCGACACCGTGGGGGACGCCGACGTAGCCGACGGTGCCGCCGGGGCGGGCCATCGCGATGGCGGCGTTCATCGACGACGCCGCGCCCACGCACTCGGCGACGTGGGTCGCGCCGCCGTACGTTAGCTCCTGCACCCGCTCGACCGCCGCGTCGCCCCGTTTGGCGACCGTCTCCGTCGCCCCGAACCTCTCGGCGACGGCGAGGCGGTCCTCGTGGTGGCCGACGGCGACGATGCGTTCGGCGCCCAGTCGCCGGGCGGCGAGGACGGCACACAGGCCGACGGCACCGTCGCCGACGACGACGCAGGTCGATCCGGCGTCGACGCCCGCGCTGACGGCCGCGTGGTGACCGGTCCCCATGACGTCCGTCAGCGGTAAGAGTGCACGCAAGGTGTCCTCGTCGTCGGCGTGGCGGTCCGGCACCCGGACGAGCGTGCCGTCGGCGTGGGGCGAGCGGACGTACTCGCCCTGCCCGCCGCCGTTTTCGCCGCCCCATCCGTCGCCGTTCACACAGGAGGTGTGGAGGCCCTTCCGACAGAACTCGCAGTAGCCACAGCTGATCCGGAAGGGGGCGAGCACCCGATCACCGGGCTCGACCGACCGCACGTCGTCGCCGACTGCCTCGACGATGCCCATGGGTTCGTGGCCGACGGGACTCCCGAGTTCGCGGTCGCTCTCGCCGCGGTAGAACCACAGGTCGGAGCCACAAACGGCGGTGTGGGTGACGCGGACGACGGCGTCCGTCGGCGCCTCGATTTCCGGGCGCGGTCGGTCCTCGATGCGGATATCGCCGGGGCCGTGAAAGGTGGCTGCGCGCATGGGGGATTACGGACGCCGAGGCACAAAGGATTATCCCGCCGCCGACTCGACGGAGTGCCATGTCACGAGGAGTCGTGTTACCACGCCGCGAGGTCGAAGCCACTCGACGGTTCGCCGTCCGGTGTGAGGACCTCGGCTACGACGCCTGCTGGACCGGCGAACTCTGGGGGCGGGACGCCTTCGTCACCCTCACCGCCGTCGCCGACGCCGTCTCCCGGATCGACCTCGGGACGGCCATCGTCAACGTCTTCTCGCGGTCGGCGGCGACGCTCGCGGCCGCGGCGGCGACGCTCACGGAGGTCGCACCCGCGGGCGTCCGCCTCGGCATCGGGCCGAGCACGAAAAAGGCCATCGAGGACCTGCACGGTCGTGATTACGACCGCCCCGTCCGTCGCCTCCACGAGACGGCGGAACTGATCGCCGCGTTCACCGCGGGCGAGGGGCGCGTCGACTACGACGGCGAGACCGTCTCGGTCGCCGATTTCCCCGCGCTGGCGGCCGACGTGCCCGTCTACACGGCGGCGCTCGGCCCCGCCGCCAGACGCGCGACGGGGCGGGTCGCGGACGGGTGGCTCCCGCACAACATCCCCTTCCCCGAACTGTCGAGCGCGTTCGAGACGGTCGCCGAGACGGCCCGCGAGGCCGGGCGGAATCCGGACGAGGTCACCGTCGCGCCCTACGTCCCCGCGGCCGTCGCGGCGGACCCGAGCGAGGCGCGGGCGGCGGTCCGCGGCCATCTCGCCTACTACGTCGGGAGCGGCGAGGGGTATCGCCGCGCCGTCGCGACGGCGTTTCCCGACGAGGCGGCACGGATCGCCGAGGCGTGGGCGGCCGGGGAGCGCGACGCCGCGCGCGAGGCGGTCACCGGCGAGATGGTCGACGCCCTCGGCGTCGCGGGGACGCCCGAGACGGCGCGCGAGCGGTTCGCGGCAGTCTCGTCGCTCGACGTGGTCGATCACCCCATCGTGGTCGTCCCGGACGGGGTGGACGAGGCGACGACCGAGCGGACCGTGGAGGCGCTGGCTCCCTAAGCCGGATTCTTCCGCGACAGGTCGCTCCCGCAGATGGGACAGCGGTCGCGGTGGTCGTCGAACTCGCGGCCACAGCCCTGACACTGGAAGCGCCAGTCGCGCTGTTCGGTGATGCCGTCGCGCGCGATGGCCTCGACGACGACGCCCAGATGTTCCGCGACGTTCTGCATCGCGTAGTCGTCGGTGACGAGCGTCCCGTCGAGTTCGAACGCGGCGGCGATCAGGCGCACGTCGGTGTCGGAGAGTTCCTCGCCGTCACCCGTCTCGACGGCCGCCCGTTCGATGGTCTCGACCGTGTTGTCGGCGGGGATGTGGATGTGCATACCGGCCCCCTCCATCGCGTCGAAGCGGTAGGCGCTCTCGCCGTCGAGTTCCTCCGCCACGGCGGGGACGGACGCCATCTGCTCGGACGTGTGATACTCGTGAATGAATGCAGAAGAGTCGAGAACGTGCATCTACCGGTCGATGACGATGTAGTCTTTCACGGCCTGCACGTGGGAGACGGGGACGTGGATCCGGCCCTGGTCGTCCACGTCGAACCCGGAGTCGGCCGCCGGAAACTCCTCGTTGGGGGAGACGAGCAGGTCGTTCAGCGACCCCGTCTTCAGGTTCATCGTGATGTTGTACAGCATGCCGAGTTCCGTGCCGTCCGAGCCCATGACGGCCTTTCCGGAGAGGTTTTCGGCGAGTACGTCGGACATGGACGTGACATTCGGGGGGACGACCTTAAACGCCACGGGGTCGGCGCTCGCGGCGACCCATGTTGAAAGACTTAACTTCGGTCCACGGCTCATCACGCACAAGGAACCTTCTGCCGGGGGCCACTATGTCAGATTCGGACACACGCGACCGATCGGATACGCTTCGCACCCCCATCGTCGCCGTGCTGGGGCACGTCGACCACGGGAAGACCAGCCTGCTCGATAAGGTCCGCGGGTCGGCGGTCAGCGAGGGCGAGGCCGGCGCCATCACCCAACACATCGGGGCGACGGCCGTCCCCCTCGACACCATCTCGGGTATCGCCGGCAGCCTCGTCGACCCCGACGACTTCGACCTGCCGGGGCTGCTCTTTATCGACACGCCCGGCCACCACTCCTTCTCGACGCTGCGCTCCCGCGGCGGCGCCCTCG from Haloplanus salinus encodes:
- a CDS encoding Rieske (2Fe-2S) protein yields the protein MTSFERVATADEAREASPQVVTVGGRTVGLFYHEGSFHAVDNRCPHMGFPLSDGSVEDGVLTCPWHHARFELSCGDTFDPFADDVSTFPVAVREGEVYVDPQPERETDPSTRWQERLEHGLRESLPLVIDKAVIGLDDAGVDPTVPLRIGAAFGVEYRQDGWGSGLTTLAAMANLLPDLRPADRRRALAVGLGAVADDCAGEPPFFVQDPLSTERVDAERLTAWFRDTVEVRDADGAERVVRAAVEASSTPHEASEGRRPSGNRSTTGDGATGGADEAALATTFVAAATDHRYLDAGHQLDFVNKAFELLDRIGWEHADAVFPSLVPGLAAAERAEERSSWRQPVDVATLVEDAAADLPDRLARGDGASWTEPEGFVDRLLGDDPHAVVDALTDAVAAGATGAQLASAVADAAARRVAQFGTANEFRDWNTVHHTYTYANAVCGLAGRTADPTLYRAVLDGAVSVYLDRFLNTPPIPLPDPDGDADPDAVLDDLLETFEVEADGTVGRAGRLTAEYLASGGAPARLKRALGEVLLREDAGFHPRQNVEAAFARSDAADDAGRVHLVATARYLAAHTPTRREGEQTFRIAERLNRGEAIHEA
- a CDS encoding zinc-dependent alcohol dehydrogenase family protein, with protein sequence MRAATFHGPGDIRIEDRPRPEIEAPTDAVVRVTHTAVCGSDLWFYRGESDRELGSPVGHEPMGIVEAVGDDVRSVEPGDRVLAPFRISCGYCEFCRKGLHTSCVNGDGWGGENGGGQGEYVRSPHADGTLVRVPDRHADDEDTLRALLPLTDVMGTGHHAAVSAGVDAGSTCVVVGDGAVGLCAVLAARRLGAERIVAVGHHEDRLAVAERFGATETVAKRGDAAVERVQELTYGGATHVAECVGAASSMNAAIAMARPGGTVGYVGVPHGVDDLDLYGMFGDNVALRGGVAPVRAYAEELMPDVLGGTLDPSPVFTHTVDLDGVPEGYRLMDEREAIKVLVKP
- a CDS encoding LLM class flavin-dependent oxidoreductase, with the protein product MSRGVVLPRREVEATRRFAVRCEDLGYDACWTGELWGRDAFVTLTAVADAVSRIDLGTAIVNVFSRSAATLAAAAATLTEVAPAGVRLGIGPSTKKAIEDLHGRDYDRPVRRLHETAELIAAFTAGEGRVDYDGETVSVADFPALAADVPVYTAALGPAARRATGRVADGWLPHNIPFPELSSAFETVAETAREAGRNPDEVTVAPYVPAAVAADPSEARAAVRGHLAYYVGSGEGYRRAVATAFPDEAARIAEAWAAGERDAAREAVTGEMVDALGVAGTPETARERFAAVSSLDVVDHPIVVVPDGVDEATTERTVEALAP
- a CDS encoding NOB1 family endonuclease; this translates as MHVLDSSAFIHEYHTSEQMASVPAVAEELDGESAYRFDAMEGAGMHIHIPADNTVETIERAAVETGDGEELSDTDVRLIAAAFELDGTLVTDDYAMQNVAEHLGVVVEAIARDGITEQRDWRFQCQGCGREFDDHRDRCPICGSDLSRKNPA
- a CDS encoding PRC-barrel domain-containing protein, translated to MSDVLAENLSGKAVMGSDGTELGMLYNITMNLKTGSLNDLLVSPNEEFPAADSGFDVDDQGRIHVPVSHVQAVKDYIVIDR